In the genome of Myxococcus stipitatus, one region contains:
- a CDS encoding DMT family transporter has product MSSSRKPTDGFALAMMFLLCATWGTQQVAIKLAAPHIPPLVQVALRSGLSAVLVGLLCWVRGERFSWRDGTWRPGLLAGALFAGEFLFVAEGLRHTHASHMAVFLYTAPLFAALGLHWLVPAERLRPIQWLGIGVAFTGIMVAFAGGWLQGGLSPSVLWGDALGVLAALAWGATIVVVRVSSLADARPTQTLLYQLVGAFALLFPVALFTGQVGQVTSEPAAWLNLLFQAVGVCFISYLAWFWLLRRYVASSLSVFSFMTPLFGVTAGVLVLHERADAFFAGGAVLVLTGIIIVSASSLLKPGLRRAPEPS; this is encoded by the coding sequence ATGAGCTCCTCCCGGAAACCCACCGATGGCTTCGCGCTCGCGATGATGTTCCTGCTGTGCGCGACGTGGGGCACGCAGCAGGTGGCCATCAAGCTGGCCGCGCCCCACATCCCTCCCCTGGTGCAGGTGGCCCTGCGCTCGGGCCTCAGCGCGGTGCTCGTGGGACTGCTGTGCTGGGTGCGCGGCGAGCGCTTCTCGTGGAGGGATGGCACGTGGCGTCCCGGCCTGCTCGCGGGGGCGCTCTTCGCCGGTGAGTTCCTCTTCGTCGCCGAAGGGCTTCGCCACACCCATGCGTCACACATGGCCGTCTTCCTCTACACCGCGCCCCTCTTCGCCGCGCTGGGCCTGCACTGGCTCGTGCCAGCGGAGCGGCTGCGCCCCATCCAGTGGCTGGGCATTGGCGTGGCCTTCACCGGAATCATGGTGGCCTTCGCGGGCGGCTGGCTCCAGGGAGGCCTGAGCCCGAGCGTCCTGTGGGGGGATGCGCTGGGCGTGCTCGCGGCGCTGGCGTGGGGCGCGACCATCGTGGTGGTGCGGGTCTCCTCGCTCGCCGACGCGCGGCCGACGCAGACGCTGCTCTACCAGCTGGTGGGCGCCTTCGCGCTGCTCTTCCCCGTCGCGCTCTTCACGGGACAGGTGGGGCAGGTCACCTCGGAACCGGCGGCGTGGCTGAACCTGCTCTTCCAGGCCGTGGGCGTGTGCTTCATCAGCTACCTGGCCTGGTTCTGGCTGCTGCGCCGCTACGTGGCCTCCAGCCTGTCGGTGTTCTCGTTCATGACGCCCCTGTTCGGCGTCACCGCGGGCGTGCTCGTGCTGCATGAGCGCGCCGATGCCTTCTTCGCGGGCGGCGCCGTGCTCGTGCTCACCGGCATCATCATCGTCAGCGCGTCGAGCCTCCTGAAGCCCGGCCTCCGCCGAGCGCCCGAGCCCTCCTGA
- a CDS encoding helix-turn-helix transcriptional regulator, protein MAKQLQVPFTSKLPHPVYFRTASLPSDATYPRHHHPWGEFVYAFSGVMELKLSGSHYLSPPQYGIWLPPDVEHRGMNRSEASHCSLYLSRELCRALPKVTCALAVSPLVKAMLEHLRTHRVAHPRTSHERRLFRVLIDQLALAPPQGSYLPMSDDPLLGPVLTALEKDPADGSSVALWAKKMHTTERTLERRCQQHLGLSLSDWRQRLRVVKALAMLEAGRSVEAIALDLGYSSASAFIAMFRRLTGTTPDKVRSEGFASSGVSQT, encoded by the coding sequence ATGGCGAAGCAGCTGCAGGTTCCCTTCACCTCAAAGCTTCCACACCCCGTGTATTTCCGGACGGCGAGCCTGCCATCGGACGCGACGTATCCGCGCCATCACCATCCCTGGGGGGAGTTCGTCTACGCCTTCAGCGGGGTGATGGAGCTCAAGCTGTCGGGCAGTCACTACCTGTCGCCGCCGCAGTACGGCATCTGGCTGCCGCCCGATGTCGAGCACCGGGGGATGAACCGCTCCGAGGCCAGCCACTGCTCGCTCTATCTCTCGCGGGAGCTGTGCCGCGCGCTGCCGAAGGTGACGTGTGCCCTGGCGGTGAGTCCGCTGGTGAAGGCGATGCTCGAGCACCTGCGGACCCACCGCGTGGCCCATCCCCGGACGAGCCACGAGCGCCGCCTCTTCCGCGTGCTCATCGACCAGCTCGCGCTGGCTCCGCCGCAGGGCAGCTACCTGCCCATGTCGGACGACCCGCTGCTGGGCCCGGTGCTGACGGCGCTGGAGAAGGACCCCGCGGACGGCAGCTCGGTGGCCTTGTGGGCGAAGAAGATGCACACCACGGAGCGCACGCTGGAGCGGCGCTGTCAGCAGCACCTGGGGTTGTCGTTGAGCGACTGGCGCCAGCGGTTGCGGGTCGTCAAGGCGCTGGCCATGTTGGAGGCGGGGCGCTCGGTGGAGGCCATCGCGCTCGACCTGGGGTACAGCAGTGCCTCGGCCTTCATCGCGATGTTCAGGCGGTTGACGGGCACGACGCCCGACAAGGTGCGCAGCGAAGGGTTCGCGAGCTCCGGTGTCTCACAAACCTGA